Proteins encoded in a region of the Perca fluviatilis chromosome 8, GENO_Pfluv_1.0, whole genome shotgun sequence genome:
- the slc25a18 gene encoding mitochondrial glutamate carrier 1 isoform X1 translates to MAEKKVSSLPAKLINGGVAGLVGVTCVFPIDLAKTRLQNQQGIQVYKGMLDCLAKTVRSEGYFGCYRGAAVNLTLVTPEKAIKLAANDVFRQKLSKDGHLPLWGEVLAGCGAGTCQVVVTTPMEMLKIQLQDAGRLAAQRSVPTPAQAAAPGPAPSLVAPPPARPNPPPRTSATSITVDLLKTRGLAGLYRGAGATLMRDVPFSMIYFPLFANLNALGQEKVGDVQARAPFWQSFLAGCGAGSVAAVAVTPLDVIKTRLQTLQKGEGEDTYRGIVDCTRRIMMREGPSAFLKGATCRALVIAPLFGIAQGVYFLGVGETVLGLLG, encoded by the exons ATGGCTGAGAAGAAAGTTAG CAGTCTCCCCGCTAAGCTGATTAATGGGGGCGTGGCAGGCCTGGTCGGTGTGACATGTGTATTTCCTATTGACCTGGCCAAGACCCGCCTACAGAACCAGCAGGGGATCCAAGTCTACAAAGGAAT gCTGGACTGCCTGGCAAAGACGGTACGCTCGGAGGGCTATTTTGGATGCTACAGAG GTGCTGCGGTGAACCTCACTCTTGTTACACCAGAAAAAGCCATCAAGCTAGCTGCCAATGACGTCTTCAGACAGAAGCTTTCTAAGGATGG GCATTTGCCCCTGTGGGGGGAGGTGCTGGCAGGGTGTGGGGCTGGGACCTGTCAGGTGGTAGTCACCACTCCCATGGAGATGCTTAAGATCCAGCTGCAGGATGCAGGAAGGCTCG CCGCCCAGAGGTCTGTTCCAACCCCAGCTCAGGCTGCCGCCCCTGGTCCAGCTCCATCATTGGTGGCCCCCCCACCAGCGCGACCGAACCCTCCACCTCGGACCTCGGCCACCAGCATCACTGTGGATCTGCTGAAGACTCGAGGGCTGGCAGGCCTCTACAGGGGGGCAGGAGCCACCTTAATGAG GGATGTCCCCTTCTCAATGATCTACTTCCCGCTGTTTGCCAACCTAAACGCACTGGGCCAGGAAAAAGTGGGCGATGTGCAGGCCCGGGCGCCATTCTGGCAGTCCTTTCTGGCAGGCTGCGGCGCAGGCTCAGTGGCAGCCGTGGCTGTAACACCACTGGATG TCATAAAGACTCGTCTACAGACCTTGCAAAAAGGTGAAGGGGAGGACACGTACAGAGGAATTGTTGACTGCACACG GCGTATCATGATGCGGGAGGGCCCATCAGCATTCCTGAAGGGTGCAACATGTCGTGCTCTGGTTATTGCTCCTCTTTTTGGCATTGCACAGGGTGTCTACTTTCTCGGGGTTGGGGAGACGGTGCTAGGTTTGCTGGGATAG
- the slc25a18 gene encoding mitochondrial glutamate carrier 1 isoform X2 produces MAEKKVSLPAKLINGGVAGLVGVTCVFPIDLAKTRLQNQQGIQVYKGMLDCLAKTVRSEGYFGCYRGAAVNLTLVTPEKAIKLAANDVFRQKLSKDGHLPLWGEVLAGCGAGTCQVVVTTPMEMLKIQLQDAGRLAAQRSVPTPAQAAAPGPAPSLVAPPPARPNPPPRTSATSITVDLLKTRGLAGLYRGAGATLMRDVPFSMIYFPLFANLNALGQEKVGDVQARAPFWQSFLAGCGAGSVAAVAVTPLDVIKTRLQTLQKGEGEDTYRGIVDCTRRIMMREGPSAFLKGATCRALVIAPLFGIAQGVYFLGVGETVLGLLG; encoded by the exons ATGGCTGAGAAGAAAGTTAG TCTCCCCGCTAAGCTGATTAATGGGGGCGTGGCAGGCCTGGTCGGTGTGACATGTGTATTTCCTATTGACCTGGCCAAGACCCGCCTACAGAACCAGCAGGGGATCCAAGTCTACAAAGGAAT gCTGGACTGCCTGGCAAAGACGGTACGCTCGGAGGGCTATTTTGGATGCTACAGAG GTGCTGCGGTGAACCTCACTCTTGTTACACCAGAAAAAGCCATCAAGCTAGCTGCCAATGACGTCTTCAGACAGAAGCTTTCTAAGGATGG GCATTTGCCCCTGTGGGGGGAGGTGCTGGCAGGGTGTGGGGCTGGGACCTGTCAGGTGGTAGTCACCACTCCCATGGAGATGCTTAAGATCCAGCTGCAGGATGCAGGAAGGCTCG CCGCCCAGAGGTCTGTTCCAACCCCAGCTCAGGCTGCCGCCCCTGGTCCAGCTCCATCATTGGTGGCCCCCCCACCAGCGCGACCGAACCCTCCACCTCGGACCTCGGCCACCAGCATCACTGTGGATCTGCTGAAGACTCGAGGGCTGGCAGGCCTCTACAGGGGGGCAGGAGCCACCTTAATGAG GGATGTCCCCTTCTCAATGATCTACTTCCCGCTGTTTGCCAACCTAAACGCACTGGGCCAGGAAAAAGTGGGCGATGTGCAGGCCCGGGCGCCATTCTGGCAGTCCTTTCTGGCAGGCTGCGGCGCAGGCTCAGTGGCAGCCGTGGCTGTAACACCACTGGATG TCATAAAGACTCGTCTACAGACCTTGCAAAAAGGTGAAGGGGAGGACACGTACAGAGGAATTGTTGACTGCACACG GCGTATCATGATGCGGGAGGGCCCATCAGCATTCCTGAAGGGTGCAACATGTCGTGCTCTGGTTATTGCTCCTCTTTTTGGCATTGCACAGGGTGTCTACTTTCTCGGGGTTGGGGAGACGGTGCTAGGTTTGCTGGGATAG
- the atp6v1e1a gene encoding V-type proton ATPase subunit E 1a: MALTDADVQKQIKHMMGFIEQEASEKVEEIDAKAEEEFNIEKGRLVQTQRLKIMGYYEKKEKQIEQHKKVQMSNLLNQARLKVLRARDDMITDLLNEARQRLAEIAKDPASYSTLLEGLVLQGFYQLLEPKVTIRCRQQDVEMVQAAVNKITPIYKDAVKRNIVVKIDPERFLPSGICGGVEVYNDNGKIKVSNTLENRLELMAQQMMPEIRVDLFGANPNRRFTD; encoded by the exons ATGGCGCTTACCGATGCTGACGTACAAAAACAG ATCAAGCACATGATGGGCTTCATTGAGCAAGAGGCCAGTGAGAAAGTTGAGGAAATTGATGCTAAG GCGGAGGAAGAGTTCAACATCGAGAAAGGTCGTCTGGTGCAGACCCAGAGGTTGAAAATCATGGGGTACTATGAGAAGAAGGAAAAGCAGATTGAACAACACAAGAAAGT CCAGATGTCCAATCTGCTGAACCAAGCAAGGCTAAAGGTGCTGAGGGCCCGCGACGACATGATCACG GATTTGTTGAATGAGGCTCGTCAAAGGCTTGCAGAGATTGCCAAGGACCCTGCTAGTTACTCTACCCTGTTGGAGGGCCTGGTGCTTCAG gGATTCTATCAACTGCTGGAACCTAAAGTTACCATTCGCTGCCGACAGCAGGATGTAGAAATGGTTCAG GCTGCAGTTAATAAGATCACCCCTATCTATAAAGACGCGGTGAAGAGGAACATAGTTGTGAAAATTGACCCGGAACGCTTTCTTCCGTCAGGGAT CTGCGGAGGAGTTGAAGTATATAATGATAACGGGAAGATCAAGGTTTCCAACACTTTGGAGAACAGGCTTGAACTAATGGCACAACAG ATGATGCCTGAAATCAGAGTGGACTTGTTTGGTGCCAATCCCAACCGTAGATTCACGGATTAA